In Plasmodium coatneyi strain Hackeri chromosome 3, complete sequence, a genomic segment contains:
- a CDS encoding Asparagine-rich protein — protein sequence MENKNFSQNIFYKGFNERRVNYLNVNANTDFENAHSVNVSSGVTPLKNTNEENSLLKMNAQKVSDSRQAGNTKINQGEFVGKIQSHVNLNNMHSNAPYANGGLLYVDNKMGGGNVNSHIYSNMGTAPSGLNPADGSARKNIFNQGIYPDVKGFDRVDANRMNMNTFSNSRNVPMKSGEYIFSGAQQHLGYMDSKEVSGKGGPPVGGSRVGSNPISGGNVFGGHILGTRGKENQMGAYLVNPVSGGGPMPTSGKSAAAYEGGHSEANRVDSMMKDGLFGSMYRTIQGGTNANVNTNSAAVGNAQSSLSNFINGGMARNNPPVSDTAMNQVPFQTPDNLSNTKNPNLKIFDNQGNKLKDVDASNMSTNLSQLNQLGQLRQKISFSNFTNTVSSHHHRVNNNQSFNHIGNFGNGMNKLDTFNVPPAQGSNSMNKGTILNSTLLTGTLNSNGMSIPGMNLSNGGNLPSYGKHSMTNPLSGNALGMEGGGSHFAPMGHDSNQGNISDTHLAGIPMANAPNSGNLISVGNAHKGISEGHLKSRGNLINYGYLHNKGKVGEVIGMGTDGTNSNYGGMNLFGGGVPHANGLHYVNSMGGPINLKSNSEKVDLQREGTVLKGGVPDGGSALTRGANQCTVTQTAPNNNVISTDNYANLLKHLCTPIKSRLASNTTDRLNSGNIGEYANQEGKFPGEGAKGGNISAVHESVEVDMFVGSGAFKGSTDEGKAQESTNLGNIPGAVDFNGDADIVRKDPLDNITSMGNAVTNIGGGVPSWGHVYDLKKMNRFAEKKRRDEETAEVGCTNSEGNGQDGQDQTHGDNHNSDLHHEGKNKPTRSNRNNRRSKSKTKVFFYLNPKYIIEPLKRKIYQNMSLYIENLISDVQVSENKNRGEILADLHNTPWFCMVFDFDGISKLLNVFNKYLIYSDSLIIPDVLIGRKMEGENTSNVFTSKPVGENQQGEEHNYDPTQKAQGTFHHYFKKSEKLNLINKKINEYEHSIIESAEKLSYLKELCTSIKGQIDTKKKKLLLLMESAKLKLFAYKSKELQTILDIEKKSEFVTKEEEQINLTEEYYDMFKKINDGLHFLKKYSNVVISTQSMHEEITHEEENKHLCQSSVSTEDLSCENNLNGHDNDGDECDDEDDADGDDDDEYEEEEEHADQHSGEGNYPRNDHISNMHMSPGKRKKRRKKRNGHEVLLQRKNPTHDEFDDKADKEVNKKRKTVNQIKNLQWEKEDNEEWVDEFLEDF from the coding sequence AtggagaacaaaaatttttcccaaaacatattttataaAGGGTTTAACGAAAGGAGAGTGAATTACCTGAACGTTAATGCAAATACAGACTTCGAAAACGCACACAGTGTGAATGTTTCCTCAGGAGTGACTCCTCTTAAAAACACCAACGAAGAAAACAGtctgttaaaaatgaatgctcAGAAAGTGAGTGATTCCAGACAGGCAGGGAATACGAAGATCAATCAAGGCGAATTCGTGGGTAAAATTCAAAGCCACGTAAACCTTAACAACATGCACTCCAACGCGCCTTATGCGAACGGGGGGCTCTTATACGTGGACAATAAAATGGGTGGAGGGAATGTAAACAGTCACATATATAGCAACATGGGGACCGCCCCGTCAGGTCTGAACCCCGCCGACGGGAGTGCACGCAAGAATATTTTCAATCAAGGGATCTACCCCGATGTGAAAGGTTTCGATAGAGTGGACGCGAATCGGATGAATATGAACACGTTTAGCAACAGCAGGAATGTTCCCATGAAAAGCGGTGAGTACATTTTCTCCGGGGCGCAACAGCATTTGGGGTATATGGACTCCAAGGAGGTAAGCGGCAAGGGGGGTCCCCCGGTTGGCGGAAGCCGCGTGGGGAGTAACCCCATTTCCGGGGGGAACGTATTCGGGGGGCACATTTTAGGAACACGCGGGAAGGAGAACCAAATGGGTGCATACCTAGTTAATCCGGTCAGTGGTGGTGGGCCCATGCCAACGTCGGGGAAGAGCGCAGCGGCGTATGAGGGCGGCCACTCCGAGGCCAATCGCGTGGATAGCATGATGAAAGACGGCCTCTTTGGCAGCATGTACCGCACGATTCAGGGTGGCACAAACGCAAACGTGAATACTAACAGCGCAGCAGTGGGAAATGCGCAAAGCAGCTTATCCAACTTTATTAATGGAGGAATGGCCAGGAACAACCCCCCCGTCAGTGATACAGCCATGAACCAAGTACCCTTCCAGACACCCGATAATCTGAGCAACACCAAGAAcccaaatttgaaaatattcGACAACCAGGGAAATAAATTGAAAGACGTAGATGCGTCGAACATGTCGACAAACCTGAGTCAGTTGAATCAGTTGGGTCAGCTGAGACAGAAAATCTCCTTCAGTAATTTTACCAACACGGTGAGTAGCCATCACCACCGGGTGAATAACAACCAGAGCTTCAACCATATAGGTAACTTTGGCAACGGAATGAATAAGCTGGACACGTTTAACGTTCCACCTGCACAGGGGTCCAACAGTATGAATAAAGGGACAATATTGAACAGCACCCTACTGACTGGTACACTTAATAGCAACGGAATGAGCATTCCAGGGATGAACCTGTCCAACGGGGGCAACCTTCCTAGCTATGGAAAACATAGCATGACTAACCCGTTAAGTGGGAATGCCCTCGGAAtggaagggggaggaagtcACTTCGCCCCGATGGGCCACGACAGCAACCAGGGTAACATTTCAGACACTCATCTGGCGGGTATCCCAATGGCCAACGCGCCCAACAGTGGAAATCTTATTAGCGTGGGGAACGCCCATAAGGGAATCTCCGAGGGGCACCTAAAAAGCAGGGGAAACCTAATCAATTATGGATACCTTCACAACAAGGGGAAGGTGGGTGAGGTTATTGGTATGGGAACGGATGGGACGAACTCCAATTATGGCGGCATGAATTTATTTGGTGGAGGAGTCCCCCATGCGAACGGACTGCATTATGTAAACTCCATGGGTGGGCCAATCAATTTGAAAAGCAATTCAGAGAAGGTAGACTTGCAGAGAGAAGGAACCGTGTTGAAAGGGGGAGTGCCTGACGGGGGTAGCGCACTCACGCGTGGCGCCAATCAGTGCACCGTTACCCAAACGGCCCCAAACAACAACGTAATCAGCACAGACAACTACGCCAACCTTCTGAAGCATCTTTGTACGCCCATTAAAAGTAGACTGGCCAGCAATACAACGGATAGATTGAACAGTGGCAATATTGGTGAGTACGCCAACCAGGAGGGGAAGTTCCCTGGGGAAGGTGCCAAGGGGGGTAACATTTCCGCAGTGCATGAGAGCGTGGAGGTGGACATGTTCGTGGGTAGCGGGGCCTTCAAGGGGAGTACGGACGAGGGGAAAGCACAGGAAAGTACCAATCTTGGTAACATCCCCGGTGCAGTCGATTTTAATGGAGACGCCGATATTGTGCGTAAGGATCCGTTGGACAACATCACCAGTATGGGCAACGCGGTTACTAATATCGGGGGGGGTGTGCCCAGCTGGGGCCACGTGTACGACTTGAAGAAGATGAATCGATTCGCCGAGAAGAAGCGGAGGGATGAGGAGACAGCGGAGGTGGGATGCACAAACAGCGAAGGTAACGGCCAGGATGGTCAAGACCAGACGCACGGTGACAACCACAACAGCGACCTGCACCacgaggggaagaacaagcCGACCAGGAGCAACAggaacaacagaagaagcaaGAGCAAGACGAAGGTCTTCTTCTACCTCAACCCCAAGTATATCATCGAGCctttgaagaggaaaatatacCAGAACATGTCCCTCTATATCGAGAATTTAATAAGTGACGTTCAAGTCAGTGAGAATAAGAACCGAGGGGAAATATTGGCTGACCTGCACAACACCCCCTGGTTCTGTATGGTCTTCGACTTTGATGGGATTAGCAAACTACTGAACGTGTTTAATAAGTACTTGATTTATTCGGACTCGCTGATCATCCCCGATGTGCTGATCGGGAGGAAGatggaaggggaaaacacaTCCAATGTATTCACTTCGAAACCGGTCGGTGAAAACCAACAGGGCGAAGAACACAATTATGATCCCACACAGAAGGCGCAAGGAACGTTTCATCACTATTtcaagaaaagtgaaaaactgaatttgataaataaaaaaataaatgagtaTGAACATAGCATAATAGAAAGTGCAGAAAAGTTGTCCTACCTGAAGGAACTGTGTACGTCCATAAAGGGACAAATagatacaaagaaaaaaaaacttcttctCCTCATGGAGAGTGCTAAGCTAAAATTGTTTGCATACAAAAGCAAGGAACTTCAAACGATTCTCGACATAGAAAAGAAGTCTGAATTTGTCACcaaagaagaggaacagaTTAACCTAACGGAGGAATATTATGATATGTTTAAGAAGATCAATGATGggttacattttttgaaaaaatactCCAACGTGGTAATTTCTACGCAGAGTATGCATGAGGAAATTACTCACGAGGAGGAGAACAAGCACCTGTGCCAATCTTCGGTCTCCACGGAAGATCTAAGCTGCGAAAATAATTTGAACGGACACGATAACGATGGTGACGAATGTGACGATGAAGACGATGCCGATggtgatgacgatgatgagtatgaggaggaagaagaacatgCCGACCAACACAGTGGCGAAGGAAACTACCCACGGAATGACCACATCAGCAACATGCACATGTCCCCGGGGaaacgaaagaaaaggagaaaaaaaagaaacggcCATGAGGTCCTCCTGCAGAGGAAGAATCCAACCCACGATGAGTTCGATGATAAAGCCGACAAGGAAGTGAACAAGAAGCGCAAAACTGTGAACCAGATTAAAAACCTGCAGTGGGAGAAGGAGGACAACGAGGAGTGGGTGGACGAATTCTTGGAGGACTTCTAA
- a CDS encoding Exosome complex exonuclease rrp4: MDVRVTTPYDEELEDIEEFNNRILATETLKHKSENVQRSGEEACPNIKKLVLPGEAILTKKDKGRFLKGSGLYEEDEKYLACIVGTVNYINKLVYVEPLRGKYTGAVGDLLVGKIKDISNDKWVVEIGSYCKALLSISQTNISLFCQRIRLYNDVINMINIYKPNDIIACEVQRILPDGCIILHTRSSIYGKLSNGILITVPQTLIQNQKKHIFVFPCNVQIILGMNGFIWVSSPIKKSKETNPNSVDEDIEDNKFEEVDDTTRRNISIISNIIKLLAKYHININYDIVTKIYMHYTSNRNNSASYILKPYVSDSYLFSYIDKFAQWG, encoded by the coding sequence ATGGACGTGCGCGTGACGACGCCGTATGACGAAGAACTGGAGGACATCGAAGAGTTCAACAACCGCATCCTGGCCACCGAGACGCTGAAGCACAAGAGTGAAAATGTACAACGCAGCGGGGAGGAGGCGTGCCCGAATATAAAGAAGCTGGTTCTGCCAGGAGAAGCAATCCTTACTAAGAAGGACAAGGGAAGATTTTTAAAAGGCAGTGGATTGTACGAAGAGGACGAGAAATATCTTGCATGCATCGTAGGTACCGTAAATTATATTAACAAATTGGTATACGTAGAACCGTTAAGAGGGAAGTACACAGGTGCAGTAGGAGATCTCCTggttggaaaaataaaagacatAAGTAACGACAAGTGGGTTGTTGAAATTGGCTCCTACTGCAAAGCACTCCTCTCCATATCACAGACAAACATCAGCCTTTTCTGCCAAAGAATAAGACTTTACAATGACGTTATTAATATGatcaatatatataagccGAACGACATTATAGCATGTGAGGTACAGAGAATCCTGCCCGATGGATGTATCATCTTGCATACTAGGTCGTCCATATATGGGAAACTGTCCAATGGAATTTTAATTACAGTCCCGCAAACGTTAATACAGAACCAGAAGAAGCATATTTTTGTCTTCCCCTGTAATGTACAGATAATACTTGGCATGAATGGATTCATTTGGGTTTCTTCTCCTATTAAGAAGTCCAAGGAAACGAACCCGAACAGCGTGGATGAGGATATAGAGGACAACAAATTCGAGGAGGTCGATGATACCACCAGGAGGAACATCAGCATAATCAGCAACATAATTAAATTGCTGGCCAAGTACCACATTAATATTAACTATGACATCGTCACGAAGATTTATATGCACTACACCTCCAACAGGAACAACTCCGCCAGTTATATTTTGAAGCCCTACGTGTCGGACTCCTACCTCTTCAGCTACATAGATAAGTTCGCCCAGTGGGGGTGA
- a CDS encoding Polypeptide chain release factor 2, which produces MPPSRTLLLLLLSLLTRVSTIHWQENFVKYPSFICAQQKFAQCTKPTSRLCLHLNKPSQNKFELIRKKLEGIGVFPKDIEETFVKGTGKGGQKVNKTNNCVMIRYDSGKGEKIVIKCHKYRCLQKNRIYARELLYDKITSIRDNLEDAIIHEIEKEKRRVLKPTDREKRESINYKKRRSEVKSNRQKSFRYEDDIG; this is translated from the exons ATGCCGCCCAGCCGCACCCTCCTCCTGCTTCTTTTAAGCTTGCTTACTCGTGTCAGCACTATACATTGGCaagaaaattttgtgaag TATCCAAGCTTCATTTGCGCTCAGCAGAAATTCGCACAGTGCACTAAACCCACAAGCCGACTGTGTCTCCACCTGAACAAGCCATCCCAAAACAAATTCGAactgataagaaaaaagttaGAAGGCATAGGAGTGTTCCCAAAGGACATCGAAGAAACTTTCGTCAAGGGCACAGGAAAAGGCGGGCAGAAGGTTAACAAAACGAATAACTGCGTCATGATAAGATATGACAGCgggaagggggagaaaatagTAATCAAGTGCCACAAGTACAG GTGTTTACaaaagaacagaatataCGCACGGGAGTTGCTGTACGATAAAATTACGTCCATCAGGGACAACCTGGAGGATGCTATTATTCACGAAATTGAA AAGGAAAAGCGAAGAGTATTAAAACCGACGGATAGGGAAAAGAGGGAGTCAATAAATTATAAGAAACGCAGATCGGAGGTGAAAAGCAATCGGCAAAAGAGTTTTCGCTATGAGGATGACATTGGTTGA
- a CDS encoding Protein phosphatase 2C produces the protein MNKPYDKKAKDHPIYVYGKIHDLVEELNRYHQKCYINNEKNVDLWKEFKYKRRKRLRFLSVLDYYANVRNKKWEFDVIPIVFNEEYEILHMGVSMLFDDNFSDEYKRGRYNYIELFICNIEEDTLNQCQSEWTPSLLIKNGRDTGNIMDCLVKVEDLKKIYSGGKNLRKISTEMDRPGKTSESNGEGDDTEGGVMASMHDSYHLEGNVRKKQTGFPSRDGKFPLYSIKNDSIGKAKGNSSVCGHEVDAHLLRSRNVNVIQDNDMSTLRSNLSCDSSSSMRNTPIGSNNKEEFPPPGYSYKKDDENNWKGGSNKREHSSTGVGAMNMRGGKDREGAYPFSHLGSGVDVSIRETDHTNDDADKAGLHKVAYYTNVKRVNEMEEKTYISSEGGSTKKVINYEYLYRRSESETMYLGSPAGRKHPFNEGESAQGDVNKLDAAEEKLFANTCSVRSAYTTSTHTTVQRNEVVLEGSPPKVGNHIGDASHLGEAATPAGRSPAGDFTRFTKHEQTTRINHEVIQSSNKVHTVEREEYRRDTYTTTENRNNHNIVTDFNAQESKGSETDKRNEFKLGSFSSEGNRTYNEDRVITIRDVNEFVRKEYKEVTKEKGNLLTESLEREYYDMLHKMQSVDRLIGCPFVESAVAGVADDGFTPPPYMYCAIYDGHNGEKAVNIIQKLLHLHVHTYYINGNGMSNSLKYAFHKMDEHLCRKTVNSEENNHSNFSSGSTACVSVIFNHMIYIANIGDSRCVLSKNGRAVAVTVDHRAGGNKKEEERIITSGGVLDDEGYLGGCLGVCRGFGSFDKKTREKLKGLVCEPDLFQIKLTEDDEFLIICCDGIFDVMTSQEAVNTVRASLVESSDPTVAAEALCQLAYKRKALDNLSVVVVIFQSPEMKKKAQSSESANLYASQADRVRRRIRFSSLKNLIGP, from the exons ATGAATAAGCCATACGATAAAAAAGCGAAAGACCACCCTATTTATGTATACGGAAAAATACATGATTTAGTGGAAGAGCTAAATAGGTATCATCAAAAATGTTACATTAATAATGAGAAGAATGTAGATTTGTGGAAGGAGTTTAAGTacaagaggaggaaaaggctCCGTTTCCTATCCGTGCTGGATTATTATGCGAACGTTAGGAACAAGAAATGGGAATTCGACGTCATTCCAATTGTATTTAACGAGGAGTATGAGATTTTGCATATGGGCGTTTCAATGCTTTTCGACGACAATTTTTCGGACGAGTACAAAAGGGGTAGATACAACTACATAGAGCTGTTCATTTGTAACATTGAAGAAGACACTCTGAATCAATGCCAAAGTGAGTGGACGCCATCGTTGcttattaaaaatggacgTGACACAGGCAACATTATGGACTGCCTTGTTAAGGTGGAGGActtaaagaaaatttacagCGGGGGAAAGAACCTCCGTAAAATAAGCACAGAAATGGATAGACCTGGCAAAACCAGTGAAAGCAATGGCGAAGGTGATGATACGGAAGGAGGTGTGATGGCCTCTATGCATGATAGTTACCATTTGGAGGGGAACGTcaggaagaagcagacgGGTTTCCCCAGCCGAGATGGAAAATTCCCACTTTATAGCATTAAAAATGACTCCATTGGGAAGGCTAAAGGAAATTCTAGTGTATGCGGCCATGAGGTAGATGCGCACCTATTACGTTCGCGAAATGTAAATGTCATTCAGGACAATGATATGTCCACGCTGAGGAGCAACCTCAGCTGCGATAGCAGCAGCAGCATGAGAAACACGCCCATCGGTAGTAACAACAAGGAGgaatttcctcctccagggTATTCTTACAAAAAGGATGATGAGAATAATTGGAAGGGCGGAAGTAACAAGAGGGAACATTCTTCTACAGGTGTAGGAGCGATGAACATGAGGGGTGGAAAAGATCGTGAGGGTGCCTACCCCTTCTCGCATCTCGGAAGTGGTGTTGACGTCAGCATTAGGGAGACGGATCACACGAATGATGATGCAGATAAAGCAGGCCTTCACAAAGTGGCGTACTACACAAATGTAAAGAGGGTAAACgaaatggaagagaaaacGTACATTTCGTCGGAAGGGGGATCCACAAAGAAAGTAATAAATTATGAGTACCTCTACAGGAGGAGCGAGAGCGAAACAATGTACTTGGGTTCCCCGGCGGGGAGGAAGCATCCGTTCAACGAGGGCGAATCCGCACAGGGGGACGTCAATAAATTGGACGCAGCGGAGGAGAAACTGTTCGCGAACACCTGCAGCGTGAGGAGCGCTTACACAACGAGCACACATACAACCGTGCAACGGAATGAGGTAGTACTGGAGGGAAGCCCACCGAAAGTGGGTAACCACATTGGAGATGCTAGCCACTTGGGGGAAGCCGCAACACCTGCGGGAAGATCCCCCGCTGGAGACTTCACACGATTCACAAAGCACGAGCAAACTACGCGCATTAATCATGAGGTAATTCAGAGTAGCAATAAGGTACACACTGTCGAGAGGGAGGAGTACCGGAGGGATACGTATACCACGACGGAGAACAGGAACAACCATAATATAGTGACTGACTTCAACGCGCAGGAAAGCAAGGGTAGCGAAACCGATAAACGGAACGAGTTTAAGCTAGGCTCCTTCAGCTCCGAAGGGAACAGAACGTACAACGAAGACAGAGTAATCACCATTAGGGATGTGAACGAGTTTGTGCGGAAGGAGTATAAGGAAGTAacgaaggagaagggaaatCTGCTCACTGAATCCCTCGAAAGGGAGTACTACGACATGCTACATAAGATGCAGAGTGTGGATAGATTGATCGGATGTCCTTTTGTCGAATCGGCAGTGGCAGGAGTAGCAGATGATGGGTTCACCCCCCCACCCTACATGTACTGCGCCATCTACGACGGGCACAACGGCGAGAAGGCCGTAAACATCATCCAAAAGTTGCTGCACCTCCACGTGCACACCTACTACATAAATGGAAATGGAATGTCCAACTCATTAAAGTATGCCTTCCACAAAATGGACGAGCATTTGTGTAGGAAGACAGTAAATAGTGAAGAGAATAACCATTCGAACTTTTCCAGCGGAAGCACAGCCTGCGTCAGCGTCATTTTCAACCACATGATTTATATAGCGAACATAGGGGATAGCAGGTGTGTGTtaagtaaaaatggaagggcaGTTGCGGTAACGGTGGATCATAGAGCTggagggaataaaaaggaagaggaaaggatTATAACCTCTGGAGGGGTGTTAGACGATGAAGGATATTTAGGTGGCTGCTTAGGAGTGTGTAGAGGGTTTGGATCGTTTGATAAGAAAACtagagaaaaattaaaaggtcTTGTTTGTGAACCGGACCTATTTCAAATAAAGCTAACGGAGGATGATGAGTTCCTGATTATATGCTGTGACGGCATTTTTGATGTTATGACTTCGCAGGAGGCTGTGAACACGGTGAGGGCTTCCCTGGTGGAGAGCTCTGACCCTACTGTGGCGGCAGAGGCTCTGTGTCAGTTGGCTTACAAAAGGAAGGCCCTGGATAACCTCTCCGTGGTGGTCGTGATTTTTCAGAGCCCcgagatgaagaagaaggcaCAGTCCAGCGAGAGTGCCAACTTGTACGCCAGTCAGGCGGATCGTGTTCGCAGGAG AATAAGGTTTTCCTCCCTGAAGAATTTGATAGGCCCGTGA